A stretch of Lactuca sativa cultivar Salinas chromosome 6, Lsat_Salinas_v11, whole genome shotgun sequence DNA encodes these proteins:
- the LOC111882210 gene encoding probable protein phosphatase 2C 47: protein MVAEAVEVLCGQRLCSAQFGIPDPKSDAVLPEPDSVSIDFVSIPDLVVESSSTKFTPTIRSGSHTDIGPRRSNEDEHIRIDNLSNQSELYTWPLPTSFYAIFDGHGGSEAALYLKNHAINLLFTDPDLPQTSTINESFLQKLENSHSKAFLLADKALADECSISDYCGTTALTALILGRHLVVANAGDSRAVLCRKGVAVQMSQDHRPSLLEEKIRVESVGGFIEDGYLNGELAVTRALGDWFMKSPGGFDSGLTGKPDIRRAVLTEDDEFLIIGCDGIWDVMSNQEAVAVVRRELGRCDDPQRCAVELVKCALSRDTSDNITVIVVCFWAAGSGRGQRPRFRCNGLTEEARARLRSLLEGN from the exons ATGGTTGCAGAAGCAGTAGAAGTTTTGTGCGGACAGAGATTATGTTCTGCTCAATTTGGTATTCCTGATCCGAAATCCGACGCTGTTTTACCTGAACCCGACTCTGTCTCTATCGATTTCGTTTCAATTCCCGATTTG GTTGTGGAATCTTCTTCTACAAAATTCACTCCAACAATCCGATCCGGAAGTCACACCGACATCGGACCCCGAAGATCCAACGAAGACGAACACATCCGAATCGACAATCTTTCCAACCAATCAGAATTGTACACGTGGCCTCTCCCAACCTCTTTTTACGCCATTTTTGATGGACACGGAGGCTCAGAAGCTGCGTTATATCTCAAAAATCACGCCATCAATTTACTTTTCACCGATCCCGATTTACCCCAAACTTCCACCATCAACGAATCATTCTTACAAAAACTAGAAAACTCTCACTCCAAAGCCTTCTTACTAGCGGACAAAGCTTTAGCCGACGAATGTAGCATCAGCGATTACTGTGGGACCACCGCTTTAACCGCCCTAATCCTCGGGCGGCACTTGGTGGTGGCAAACGCCGGAGACTCCCGGGCGGTGCTTTGCCGGAAAGGTGTAGCTGTCCAGATGTCGCAAGATCATAGGCCGAGTTTATTGGAAGAGAAAATACGGGTCGAATCAGTGGGCGGGTTTATTGAAGACGGGTATTTGAATGGTGAACTTGCGGTCACACGGGCTCTTGGGGACTGGTTTATGAAATCTCCGGGTGGGTTTGATTCGGGGCTGACCGGAAAACCAGATATCCGGCGGGCAGTTCTGACCGAAGATGATGAGTTTTTGATTATTGGGTGTGATGGGATTTGGGATGTGATGTCTAATCAAGAAGCGGTGGCGGTTGTTAGGCGGGAGCTTGGGCGGTGTGATGACCCGCAGCGGTGTGCGGTTGAGCTTGTGAAATGTGCATTGAGTCGGGACACGAGTGATAATATTACGGTTATTGTTGTTTGTTTTTGGGCAGCGGGTTCGGGCAGGGGTCAAAGGCCAAGGTTTAGGTGCAATGGGTTGACCGAAGAAGCCCGAGCTCGGCTCAGAAGTCTGCTGGAAGGGAACTAA